A region of the Chrysiogenia bacterium genome:
TGGTCGTCGCGCCCGCCGTGCTTGTGTTGCTGGAGCGCCGCCGACGGGCGTCCTGAGGCCGTTTGCTGCGCCCCACCCCGCTTTGCTATAGCTTCCCGACACAATTGGGATTTAGAGGGACTCATTCATGCGTAAAGTATCCACTGGATTTGTGATTTCACTGCTGGCCCTGGCCGCGCTTCTCTGGACGCCCGATACCGGCGCCGCCATGAGCGCCAAGGGCCCCAAGAAGCGCGTGGGCGTTGTCGCCTTTGCCAACAAGACCGGCCACCGCGGCGTCGGACAGGCCGCTGTCGATGTCCTGACCACCGAGCTGACCAAGACCGGCCAGTTCATCGTCGTCGAGCGCGCCGAAATTGAGCAGGTGCTCAAGGAACAGGGCTTTGGCCAGAGCGGCGCGGTCAATCCCGCAACCGCCGCCCAGGCCGGCAAGATTCTGGGCCTGCAGGGCATCATCATCGGCACCGTGAGTGAGTTCGGCCGCAGCAAGGTGAAGACCCATTTCCCGCTCAATACAGTCACGGTCGGTGACTATGCCACGCAGGTCGTCGTCGATGTGCGCGTCATCGATGCCGAAACCGCGCAGATTCTGCTGGCCGAGTCCGGCAAGGGCGCGGTGAAGATCACCGAGGCCCAGGTGCTCGGCTTCGGTCAGTCCACCCCCTATGACACGACGGTCGATGGCGAGGCCTTCCGCGCCGCAATTCAGCAGGTGATGCAGAACCTCATCAACCAGCTCGATGAGGGCGAGTGGCAGGGCCGCGTCATCAAGATGAGCGGCGATACCGCCCTCATCAACGCCGGCGAGAACGCCGGACTCTCCATCGGAGATGAACTCGGTGCCTACGAGCTCGGCGAAGAGCTCATTGACCCCGATACCGGCCTCTCACTGGGCATGGAAGAAGGCGGGCTCAAGGGCTTTTGCAAGATCCTCTCGTTCACCAACCAGGGCAAGGTTTCCAAGTGCAAGGTGATGAGCGGCGGGCTTGAGCGACTCGACATTGTGAAGGTCAAGAAGTAGCCCCCCCGAATATTCAGCACATAAAAAGGCCGGCCCCGCGAGGGACCGGCCTTTTTGTTTCCCCACGCGTATTCCTACGCGCGCTATTTACTCAGGTGCCGCTGGGCTCATCCGTGTCGGGTTCGGCCTTTGCGACGGCATCGATGCGGCGAAGGCGCTCGCGCATCACGTCGCGGAAGGCGAAGAACTCCCCGCGCAGGCTGGCCGGAACCGGATCGCCGCGCGGCAGGTCGGCGTTGAGCGGGTCGACGTAATTGCCGTTCTTGCGCAGCTCGAAATGCAGGTGCGGGCCGGTCGCCAGGCCCGTGCTGCCCACGTAGCCGATGATGTCCTTCTGTCCCACGCGCCGTCCCTTGCGAAGGCCGCGCGCAAAGCGCGAGAGATGGGCATAGGCGGTGGAATAGCCGTTGGGATGGCGCACGATGACCATGTTGCCATAGCCGCCGTTGCGCCCGGCAAAGTTCACGACGCCGCCGGCAACGCTCCATACCGGCGTTCCCGTAGAGGCGGCGTAATCCACGCCGTGGTGGGCGCGAAACATGCCGAGGACCGGGTGAAAACGCTTCTTCTGGAAGCGCGAACTGATGCGGGCGAAGTTGAGCGGCGTGCGCAGGAACGCGCGACGGGTCGAGCGACCCTCATCGTCGAAGCAGCGCAGGCGCGATTCGACGTCGATGCAGTAGGCCTCGTGGGTATGCCCCTGATTGACGAACTGGGCGGCCAGCAGGCGGCCGTAGTCCCAGAACTTTCCCTCGCGGTAGCGTTTTTCGACGATGAGCCGGAAGGCGTCGCCGCTGCGGGTCTCGCGGGCAAAGTCGATCTGCCAGGCAAAAAGCGATG
Encoded here:
- a CDS encoding peptidoglycan DD-metalloendopeptidase family protein, with amino-acid sequence ERSFGPHHPLLAALAVGLVLFVVAVWAYWRGPSELRESGPELASLTEEASEADQEAAASDESLPQLSAADQGTFEQREIIEGPLYGPFLPPEMERNEVHMRVGAGDTLTGLMDKAGIFPPDVIQILGSLKKETNINNVPQGAKLDLTFDGNKKPVGFAYEPVPLQRYVGSLSDGTWSAKREDVELEVREYGLAGIIQDSLIGSVQALGERSELGLALASLFAWQIDFARETRSGDAFRLIVEKRYREGKFWDYGRLLAAQFVNQGHTHEAYCIDVESRLRCFDDEGRSTRRAFLRTPLNFARISSRFQKKRFHPVLGMFRAHHGVDYAASTGTPVWSVAGGVVNFAGRNGGYGNMVIVRHPNGYSTAYAHLSRFARGLRKGRRVGQKDIIGYVGSTGLATGPHLHFELRKNGNYVDPLNADLPRGDPVPASLRGEFFAFRDVMRERLRRIDAVAKAEPDTDEPSGT